The Aeoliella mucimassa genome includes the window TGCGCTCTGCCAATACTTGCACAAGGCCGGTGCACAACTCATTGTCACCGACATCAATCAACCACGCGTCGAGCAAGCTTGTCGCGAGTTTTCTGCTACTGCCACAGAAGCAGAAGCAATTTATGACACTGATGCCGACGTCTTTGCTCCATGTGCACTCGGCGGGGCTCTAAGCTCAGAAACAGTTCCACGCCTCAAGGCATCCATCGTAGCGGGGGCCGCAAACAATCAGCTCGCTGAGCCTGGGATCGCAGCGATGCTAGCTCGCCGGGAAGTCCTCTACGCTCCGGATTATGTCATCAACGCGGGGGGAATAATCAATATCTCTTGCGAAGGCGAGAGCTACAGCCTCGAGCAAGCGATGGCACGTACCGAGCAGATCGGGGGAACTTTGACAGAGATCTTTCACAAATCGAGCGATACGGGAAGGTCAACGGCAGACATTTCCGATGAGATCGCCCGACGGTGAATCGGGGGAGTGCCTGAGCCAAGGTTCAAATAGTCGAGTCATTATGATCCCAGGTACACTGGAATGGTTAGAGCACGAGGAACGTCAGCGAGTATTTCAGGATCCTAGCCGCTTCAAACCACGCATGGAGAACAAGTCCCACTGTGAGCAGTCGTGCTAGAAGTCCTAACAGAAAACGGTAACGCCTGTTGCAATGTGGGGTGATCAAATCCACCTAGTGTTCGTCGCCCAGCCATCGCCAGTTCAGGAACGTCGTACTTGACGGCGTTTGGACCCCCCTCACTGAATTCCAACCCCTGAAACGGCCAACGGTTGTCACCATCTCAGCAGCGACTGGTTTCGGGAAGCGGCTCCGCTCGCCCGCCTGAGTGGCGGGGCCGCCCTGCTCAACATGTTGGCGACCAGCCCACCGTCTAAGCGGCCTCGATGCCATCACTCGCAGCTGCTGGTGCGTCCTCGCCTTGCTCGGCCTGTTCTCAAATGACGATTCACTGAGTCGCCTCGTCGATCAGCTCACTAAGCTCTCCGACGTTCCGACTCAAGAAGCTCGGCGTGTATATTGCTGTTCGCCATTCCTCCTCCAGCGTCGAATTCAACATCTTCCGGGACGGAATTGCCACTGAATGGCAAGATCTGAATGCTGTGAGCTCCGTGTGAGTCGAACCAACGACTCTGAGGCAGCTCGTCTCGCAAGTCATTGGTTAGTGTCGGCGGTTCTAATTCGTCAGCAGTCGTGCAGAACCACGTTTTTACGCCAATTGCGGAACCAACTACCGCACCCGCAGAGACCCTTAAAGAGGGAGGCAGACGTCGCTGCAAAGAGCCCAAAGAGGGAGGGCGACGTCCCGGGCAAAGGTGTAAACCGTTGCCAGCAAACAACTTAAAAGTGGCGGGGGCCGGATTCGAACAAACCGACAGTTTCCCGCAGAAAGAAGCATCTCCTGATCAACGCAACGTAAAATACGACGCAGTTGATTTCCGAAAGACTGATACCGACCAACAACTCGTCCAGCTATTGCAAATCTGGCAAACTCTACCAGAGGGAATCAGACATGGAATTATGGCGATTATCGCAGCATCCTCCAGCAATGAGCAGCAGACTGTTTCTCATCAGACTTAAGGTTCTTCAACGTTTACCAGCAATTTCAGACTGCCAACGGTGTAATGAATTCAGCGCGCAGGATTTTGCAATTTCTGTGTTGCCTAGACTCTAGCCGCTAAGATTCCCGCCCACTCGCTGCCCCCGGATGCTTGCGCCGCTTCGGATTAGAATGCGTGGCACAGAACAACCTGTGCCCACTGCTCTCGTTTCAAAGGACATTTCATGGAAGAGCTCAATCCGAAGAGGTGGCGGCCACCTCGTTCAGTTTGGGGAATGGCCAAGATGCCGCGGTTGGTCCAACCTCTGCGGATTCGATGAGTTTCAAATTGAACGTGGTACGTGCACCGCTGCAACACAAAGGCTGCTGGTGAACGCTGGGAGCGACGTTTCAGTGCTCGCGGAATGCCTACCGCATCCATCGGTCCAGCGATTCTGAGACCGGGTGTTCATTCGGTGCGTCTACTGGCTTACAGCTTGAAGAAAGGGGCGTGATGTCCATCCGAGCCCGCTACTTGTTGTTCTAACCGCAGCCCATGGTCTGGAACCTTCCTCCTTTGAAAAGCTGAATAGTACCGTCGCCCATGGTCTGGACATGAGGATGCAGCCCTCTGAACAACCACATGAACTTTGTCGAGTGCATCTCTCGCTCATCGGTAATGAGGGCGGCATCTGGATTGCCGTAATCTTTCAGGTGAAGTACATAGCCTTTTCCGCAGGCCGGACACTTCCAGACATCGTTTGCCCGAAAGCCATCAATCTGAAAATCTTGGTCGGGCAATTTGCCGTTCTTCTGCAACTCCCATTCAATGGACTGGTAGAGTTTCTTTTGATTCTCCGCACATTCCAAGAGGTTACGGTACTCGGGGCCATCAAGATTCACGGGAAGTCTCCTGGCCAAGAGCCTGAGGCCCCCGATTGCTACCAAAATAGCTAGAAGGACTACAGCGATTCTCGTATGCCGTTTCATGCAATTCCTCTCACGGAAGGCGAAGATAAGCGAACGCTAGCGGTAAGCATCAGATGTGCAGGTAATCGGGCGAGTAATAATAACAACCACGGGTAAAAAACGTTCTACTTTTAGCGACTTGTTCGCCTCACTCATTGGCCTTCCCCCCTGGGACAACACTGTAGATGAGCATCACTAAGAAACCTGCAGCAGCTCCCATAAGAGCCCCCTTTGCGATGTCCCCACTGAGCATTGAGACAAATAGAAGATTGCCGATAGCCACTCCTACCGCTAGCCATAGTCCAGGCAGAGGTCGTCTCTTAAGTGAGTTGCTTGCTTTTGACTTATCTAATTCAGGCAGGGACTGCTGATCCTGGGCTCTCATGAGTAATAGCTCTTTGGTCAATGTTTGTTCAATGCGCTGCAATCCATGCCTCCAAGCGTGCGATCGCTTCCCGGTTTTCCGGGGTCCCTGGTCCCCAGCGATGCAGATTGTAGCTCCAGGACTCACCCGTCAGCGACGACATTGCTTGCATTACCCAAGCCTTGTACTGTTCGTTCAATTCCTCGCGCTGGAGCGCTTCGAGAATTGCCTGTCCGGCAGCGCGATCTTTCCGCCCCGCGAATCCATGCAGCGCCTTGAAACGCACTTCGTCTGAATCGTCGTGCAAGAGCGTCAGGAGTTGGTCCCGAACTTCAGCAAAAGCCGCGTCTGGCAGGCTGGAGACGAGTTGGGCGGCGATAAGCCGTAGCCGTTCATCATCCTCCGTCGCCATCCGCTCTGCCGGCTTGGCGAGTCTGGCGTCGCGGCAATGCTGCAACGCATCGGCAGCGTGAAAGCGAATCTCAGAATCGGTTGAGCTCAGCAGGTCGAGTAACTTTGGCTCGGCAGCCTTGTCGGCAAGCGGCCCCTGAAACAGCCCGGAGCAACGAGTGATGAACGAGGGGTCCTGTTCCATTCGTTCAAGCAAGCGATCGATGATTTCAGGATCACGCAGAAACACCAGGGCGTTCCACGCCGGCTGCGCAGCCTCTTCGCCCTCCAGCCATAGCTCGATAAGTCGCCCACTAAAACCTTGCAGCTGTAGCGAGACGATAATCGCCGCTGCCCGTTCCACTTCATCCTTGCCACCCTTCTGCAGATCGCTCTCGATCAGCTTGTCCGTCACTTCTGGATGCCGCTCGAGCAGACGCAAGGCTCTTGCTCGTGTCGCCACCCGAATCCAAACGGGGAGTTCCAACTTATCGGCCACGGCTTTGACACTCATTTCATTGGAGGCCTTTTCCAGCTGCTGCGCCCACTGTCGCGTGTCGCCATCGTACGCGTCCCCGTCCTGGTGAGGATTGAGGATGTCATGCGGATAACTACTCAAAATCCCCTCAATCATCGGGTTGAGCACTCCCGGCGTTAACTCGGCGTAGAAAGCTGGTAGTCCCTCCGCTTGCTCGTCGGCGGGCAAGCGCGCGAAACGCTCGATCCACTGGAACTGTTCGGCGGAGGCAGGCTCTGCGACTTCTGGCTCACTTCGATCGTCGGGATCATCACTCGTTTCATCCACCAGTTCATTATCTCGGGATTGGTCCCGCAAGTGCTGGATACCGCTGCACACGCCGTTGCGGAACATCACGATCACGCTTTCCCCACGTGGGGTCGTTAGGGTGTAGTTGGTGGCTTGGCCTTGATTGCTCACCAGAGTTTGAACATCCAGATCATGCCGCGCTATGATTTCTTTGAGCTGCGTTTCGGGCATGTCGATCCTAAGTTGGGAAAACTCGGGAATGCCGGCAAGAGAACCTAGTTCTTTGACTGCCAGCGGCAGCACACCGCTAACTAGTTCTACCGTTTCGCCGTCACACTCGACACGATAAGCCTGCCGTAGAGTGTATAGCCCAGAGGTCAAGCGGTTGGGCAGAGTAAACGAAAGCTTGCCCATCTTTACGGACTCACCGGCCGCAAGACTTGTTGAGCGAGCCTCAACGGGAGTATTCACTTCAGGTCCCAGGAAGACTTGCTGTCCCTCGGAGTCACGTAGGTCTGGAGACCAGCCGAGGAGGGGAAGGTAGTCAGCAACCGTCTGTGCCGTATTGGAGTCGTTATTAAGCCAAAGCTGGTAGGAGATGTAGGCACCTGGCGACCAATGCTTCTCTGTCGCCGTGTTCACCAGTTTGACGCCAATCCGGAATCCTGCAACTGCTTCCCCCCAAGCGATCCCTGCGTCGTCAGCTGCTGTATCTTCACTTGCAAGCGTGATCATGTCGGAACGGACAAATTCGCCTTTCTTCGTGAAGGTGTAGTAGCGATGCTCCATATTACGATCGGAGGGGGTCGAATTCCACGAGTAGGCATATCTGACTCGCATCGTAAGCCAGTCGTGTGGTTTGATTTCTTTAGGTGTACCCGAATCAAGCAATTGAAACGACATTTCCGGATACTCGCGACGCCATCGAGCCTCTACCCAGCCGAGCATCTGCTCTTGAGTGAAGCCGTCTGCCGGCCCGGCGATGAATACGTCGGGGTAGATCTGCGCATCGGGCGAGAGCAGTTGTGCGGTGATGTCTCTTCGGAGTACCCGGTAGCGTACTTTGACCGCCTGGTTCTCGTGATCCACTTCTTCGATAGTTAACTGCCCGGCCACGGGGACACCGTTGGGTAATTGTGCAGCGAACGCAAAGCTAAGCCCCTGAGTGAGGTGGTCGAAAACGTGAAAGACACCCCCATCTTCGTGTACTTTTTTGTGTCGTTGGATGATTGGCAGGGAGTCTTCGCTACAAGCAATAGACAACCGATGAATGACATCGAAAGCGGTCGCGTTACGGTCGACATTGCACAGCACGAATCGATCGGCACCGGGGATGGCCAGGGCGACCTTGTCCGCCACGAATTCAGTGACCATTACGGCGTCGCTTCCCGGACCGCGCCACAGTTGCTCGGTCATGGTGACACTTTGGCGGCGATTGAGGTTGAGCGCGCCGTCCATTTCCCGGGACTCCAAATCGTAAAGAGTCATGCTTAGCCATTCGGTAATGGGCGTAAGTGTTTTCTCGGAACTCACCAGTTGCCGCAGCGGATCGAGAGGACGAACACCGATGACGTACTCGAACTCGGGCGTCTTCTGCTCCAGGTGCAATACATAGAGTCGGTCATTTGGGTCAACCGCCAGAAGGAGTCCGTTTTCCGGTACAGTGACGCGGCCTTCGCGTGCTTCGCGTTTCGCAAGCACAAGCAGCTTGGAGTGCGACGTCTCGCCTAGCCAATCATGCATGGTGGTGGGGTACGGTGGCCCGTCTTCCCATAATGGCATCGCTTTGAGTCCGTTCAGTAGCACCACTTCTTCGCCGTCTAGGGTGAAGCCTGGCCCTTTGGTCTCGGCTTTCATGGCATCCCAGATCGCCGCTTTTCCGGTTTCAGTGTTCGGATCCACCTCAGGAAGTTTCACGTAGTGGTTCCGCGGCGGATCAACCGAGAAGGTTTTCGGCGTTCCCGGCCCATCGTAGGGGTAGCGGAAGTGCTGTCCTTGCGAATATACGATAGGCGTCGGCATCGATTCTTCCGACAGGGTTCGTATGGCGTCTATGAACGTGTCGACATACGACTTGACGGTCATCTGTGGAAACTCGCCGCTCGGGGGAGGGGCTAGCATCGCGAGTCGCCGCTTTAGCTCAGGCACGGCAGCCGGGTCGCCGATTTGCCGCAATGCACGGGCTAGAATCCAC containing:
- a CDS encoding M56 family metallopeptidase, translating into MRVPTLLDPNTSAWLVESLAHTLWQGTLVAGLAVLATAVLRNRSEQSRYWMHCGAMLLIAACLPLNLWLLEPSNRNETSGVGQGTQVGLARSNPPLVEAEYLRNTTTAEASHNPIVVGSPTEESMLPVAISSQPILDQTAPWERVSAWLVSLYIAGLAAMVLRLLFGLYGSHRIRATAQPIRDDILRELVGRLKERLRLRTVPLIAYSARVTTPLVVGVVKPAILLPAAIFSNLTTEQVESLLLHELAHIRRYDHLVNLLQRVVETLLFFHPAVWWLSHKISVEREHCCDDLAIRWGSEPCDYAESLVRVSELRLQSAGLGVASAATLAASGGRPSRLHSRVLRVLGMPLPGPSIGLSRLVLALLLTVGLAAVVVLAAAPPKDALSEISSELASLSHLDQRRINEWSEQVIAGGLTEEEFLQRLKQIGSQSVRGVIPLMSSAPEDVLAVKGIEQFLDHRTVVDYLAAILTELSNQPPHFKPNTRHCCLILLGKSGRREHVDLIAKFLADNPISAAPALGLVGGEEARDHLIRAFNRVPMEQWWILARALRQIGDPAAVPELKRRLAMLAPPPSGEFPQMTVKSYVDTFIDAIRTLSEESMPTPIVYSQGQHFRYPYDGPGTPKTFSVDPPRNHYVKLPEVDPNTETGKAAIWDAMKAETKGPGFTLDGEEVVLLNGLKAMPLWEDGPPYPTTMHDWLGETSHSKLLVLAKREAREGRVTVPENGLLLAVDPNDRLYVLHLEQKTPEFEYVIGVRPLDPLRQLVSSEKTLTPITEWLSMTLYDLESREMDGALNLNRRQSVTMTEQLWRGPGSDAVMVTEFVADKVALAIPGADRFVLCNVDRNATAFDVIHRLSIACSEDSLPIIQRHKKVHEDGGVFHVFDHLTQGLSFAFAAQLPNGVPVAGQLTIEEVDHENQAVKVRYRVLRRDITAQLLSPDAQIYPDVFIAGPADGFTQEQMLGWVEARWRREYPEMSFQLLDSGTPKEIKPHDWLTMRVRYAYSWNSTPSDRNMEHRYYTFTKKGEFVRSDMITLASEDTAADDAGIAWGEAVAGFRIGVKLVNTATEKHWSPGAYISYQLWLNNDSNTAQTVADYLPLLGWSPDLRDSEGQQVFLGPEVNTPVEARSTSLAAGESVKMGKLSFTLPNRLTSGLYTLRQAYRVECDGETVELVSGVLPLAVKELGSLAGIPEFSQLRIDMPETQLKEIIARHDLDVQTLVSNQGQATNYTLTTPRGESVIVMFRNGVCSGIQHLRDQSRDNELVDETSDDPDDRSEPEVAEPASAEQFQWIERFARLPADEQAEGLPAFYAELTPGVLNPMIEGILSSYPHDILNPHQDGDAYDGDTRQWAQQLEKASNEMSVKAVADKLELPVWIRVATRARALRLLERHPEVTDKLIESDLQKGGKDEVERAAAIIVSLQLQGFSGRLIELWLEGEEAAQPAWNALVFLRDPEIIDRLLERMEQDPSFITRCSGLFQGPLADKAAEPKLLDLLSSTDSEIRFHAADALQHCRDARLAKPAERMATEDDERLRLIAAQLVSSLPDAAFAEVRDQLLTLLHDDSDEVRFKALHGFAGRKDRAAGQAILEALQREELNEQYKAWVMQAMSSLTGESWSYNLHRWGPGTPENREAIARLEAWIAAH